One segment of Hippopotamus amphibius kiboko isolate mHipAmp2 chromosome 4, mHipAmp2.hap2, whole genome shotgun sequence DNA contains the following:
- the POLR1F gene encoding DNA-directed RNA polymerase I subunit RPA43 isoform X2, translating to MAAGCSAASRPKAASEGPVVGPAGALPCLELPTYGAACALVNSRYSCLVVGPHRRHIALSPRYLNRKRTGIREQLDAELLRYSESLLGVPIAYDNIKVVGELGDIYDDQGHIHLNIEADFVIFCPEPGQKLVGTINKVSSSHIGCLVHGCFNASIPKPEQMPAEQWQTLEINVGDELEFEVFRLDSDAAGVFCIRGKLNSTSLQTKCSTVSEEVTETGIEEAVEKPPKKKKKKKRDPEPYEVEGGTTELADVTMKEETDLQINNSVNGLWEEEPKKKKKKKKHQEDQDQDPVFQGSDSSGYQSDHKKKKKKRKHSEETEFTLLLEHAPKKKREK from the exons ATGGCTGCGGGTTGCTCAGCGGCTAGCCGGCCGAAGGCGGCCTCAGAAGGGCCGGTGGTGGGACCCGCCGGCGCCTTGCCTTGCCTAGAATTGCCTACCTACGGGGCCGCTTGTGCGCTCGTGAATAGCCGCTACTCCTGCCTGGTGGTGGGGCCGCACCGAAGACATATCGCACTGTCGCCGCGCTACCTCAACAGGAAGCGCACCGGTATTCGAGAACAGCTCGATGCGGAGCTCCTGCGCTATTCCGAGAG cctttTAGGTGTACCCATTGCTTATGATAACATCAAAGTAGTGGGTGAATTAGGAGATATTTATGACGATCAAGGACACATTCATCTTAACATTGAAgcagattttgttattttctgccCTGAACCAGGACAAAAACTTGtg gGTACAATTAATAAAGTGTCTTCCAGCCACATTGGCTGTTTAGTACATGGGTGCTTCAATGCCTCCATCCCTAAACCTGAGCAGATGCCAGCCGAGCAGTGGCAGACTCTGGAGATAAATGTGGGTGATGAACTAGAATTTGAAGTATTTCGTTTAGACTCAGATGCTGCTGGAGTATTCTGCATTCGGGGAAAACTAAATAGCACTAG TTTACAAACCAAGTGCTCCACAGTTTCTGAAGAAGTAACAGAAACTGGCATTGAAGAAGCTGTCGAAAAACctccaaagaagaagaagaaaaagaagagagacccAGAGCCATATGAAGTGGAAGGTGGTACCACAGAGCTCGCAGATGTTACCATGAAGGAAGAGACAGACCTGCAGATTAATAACAGTGTGAATGGCCTCTGGGAGGAAgagccaaagaaaaagaagaagaagaaaaagcaccAGGAAGATCAGGACCAGGACCCTGTTTTCCAAGGCAGTGACTCCAGTGGTTACCAAAGtgaccataaaaagaaaaaaaagaaaagaaagcacagtgAGGAGACTGAATTTACACTGCTTTTGGAACATGcacctaaaaagaaaagagaaaagtaa
- the POLR1F gene encoding DNA-directed RNA polymerase I subunit RPA43 isoform X1: MHQRKSLHLLSLRRILIPTYSLRQRTSNVISQHLELGLEEIPWALQAYCPDKKSHSPLWVAVQANTVLHSVPYCESARKEIHISALWHCLDFSFWPLHLNLRLYLSGCQASTATATHFTLSKQDFNNISYLANRHVLKLKVGTQRKDLSLLGVPIAYDNIKVVGELGDIYDDQGHIHLNIEADFVIFCPEPGQKLVGTINKVSSSHIGCLVHGCFNASIPKPEQMPAEQWQTLEINVGDELEFEVFRLDSDAAGVFCIRGKLNSTSLQTKCSTVSEEVTETGIEEAVEKPPKKKKKKKRDPEPYEVEGGTTELADVTMKEETDLQINNSVNGLWEEEPKKKKKKKKHQEDQDQDPVFQGSDSSGYQSDHKKKKKKRKHSEETEFTLLLEHAPKKKREK; the protein is encoded by the exons ATGCATCAACGAAAAAGTCTGCATTTGTTGTCCTTGAGAAG GATATTAATCCCTACCTACTCACTAAGACAGAGGACCTCAAATGTCATTTCACAACAtctggagctggggctggaagaaATCCCTTGGGCCCTCCAAGCTTACTGCCcagacaagaaaagccacagcccTTTGTGGGTGGCTGTACAAGCCAACACTGTCCTTCACTCTGTCCCTTATTGTGAATCAGCAAGGAAAGAG ATCCACATATCTGCTCTATGGCACTGCCTTGATTTCAGTTTTTGGCCCCTGCACCTGAACCTGAGACTTTATCTCTCTGGTTGTCAAGCTTCGACTGCCACAGCCACGCACTTCACTCTAAGCAAACAGGACTTCAACAACATTAGTTACCTGGCAAATAGGCATGTGCTAAAATTGAAAGTGGGAACTCAAAGGAAGGATCTCAG cctttTAGGTGTACCCATTGCTTATGATAACATCAAAGTAGTGGGTGAATTAGGAGATATTTATGACGATCAAGGACACATTCATCTTAACATTGAAgcagattttgttattttctgccCTGAACCAGGACAAAAACTTGtg gGTACAATTAATAAAGTGTCTTCCAGCCACATTGGCTGTTTAGTACATGGGTGCTTCAATGCCTCCATCCCTAAACCTGAGCAGATGCCAGCCGAGCAGTGGCAGACTCTGGAGATAAATGTGGGTGATGAACTAGAATTTGAAGTATTTCGTTTAGACTCAGATGCTGCTGGAGTATTCTGCATTCGGGGAAAACTAAATAGCACTAG TTTACAAACCAAGTGCTCCACAGTTTCTGAAGAAGTAACAGAAACTGGCATTGAAGAAGCTGTCGAAAAACctccaaagaagaagaagaaaaagaagagagacccAGAGCCATATGAAGTGGAAGGTGGTACCACAGAGCTCGCAGATGTTACCATGAAGGAAGAGACAGACCTGCAGATTAATAACAGTGTGAATGGCCTCTGGGAGGAAgagccaaagaaaaagaagaagaagaaaaagcaccAGGAAGATCAGGACCAGGACCCTGTTTTCCAAGGCAGTGACTCCAGTGGTTACCAAAGtgaccataaaaagaaaaaaaagaaaagaaagcacagtgAGGAGACTGAATTTACACTGCTTTTGGAACATGcacctaaaaagaaaagagaaaagtaa